Proteins from a single region of Punica granatum isolate Tunisia-2019 chromosome 8, ASM765513v2, whole genome shotgun sequence:
- the LOC116216005 gene encoding uncharacterized protein LOC116216005: protein MSRRLSSRHSIDSCTIQLHSWRPFKALDSSDHPYTPPPPKPYSSSSAGGGLCPKRPCLSDRATTPFTADSIDLSRLSLFDDDRPIEGSLRLMARKRRRRRGSRSLSGRSSDHSGTRRCCSVGATCSDLPVVAGGTDSSGELFGNGDWGSDASEAKNSRRDRDREDNLSVSGLGFGGQIGNFDALGNESGYGSEPGYRGDAEFGYGDEVDEEEEDSRILFWGDQSGDADSKMEMVGENSFSDQKAHHRGRRKKHDCKMIDSSR from the exons ATGTCGCGTAGACTCTCCTCTCGCCACTCGATCGACTCCTGCACGATCCAGCTCCACTCATGGCGGCCTTTCAAGGCCCTCGACTCCTCCGACCATCCCTACACCCCGCCGCCGCCGAAGCCctactcctcctcctccgcagGCGGAGGACTCTGCCCGAAGCGCCCCTGCCTCTCCGACCGCGCCACCACCCCCTTCACCGCCGACTCCATCGACTTGTCCCGGCTCAGCCTCTTCGACGACGATCGCCCCATCGAGGGCAGCCTCCGCCTCATGGCCAGGAagcgccgccgccgccgcggGTCCCGGTCCCTATCGGGGCGGAGCAGCGATCACAGCGGGACCCGCCGGTGCTGCTCCGTCGGGGCAACCTGCTCGGACCTCCCCGTGGTGGCCGGTGGGACGGACTCTAGTGGGGAGCTGTTTGGTAATGGGGATTGGGGGTCCGATGCGAGCGAGGCCAAGAATTCGAGGAGGGACCGGGACAGGGAGGATAATCTGAGCGTATCGGGGTTAGGCTTCGGGGGCCAAATTGGAAATTTTGATGCTCTGGGGAACGAATCAGGTTACGGGAGCGAGCCGGGGTATCGCGGGGATGCAGAGTTCGGCTATGGGGATGAGGtcgatgaggaggaggaggattcGAGGATCTTGTTCTGGGGAGATCAATCCGGAG ATGCAGATTCTAAGATGGAGATGGTTGGTGAGAACTCGTTCTCGGACCAGAAAGCCCACCACCGAGGTCGGAGGAAGAAGCACGACTGTAAAATGATTGATTCCTCCAGATGA
- the LOC116216008 gene encoding mitochondrial zinc maintenance protein 1, mitochondrial-like, whose amino-acid sequence MAVRSREVLSAYRALLRATRKTFAGDSVMLSGSAAEIRKKFEENRHVTSEADLQRLLDEARDASEFISTTIVQAKLNSRGDYEVKPGKEHAGATFEHPSEILRRNDLPK is encoded by the exons atggcgGTGAGGAGCAGAGAAGTGCTGAGCGCCTACAGGGCTCTGCTCAGGGCCACCAGGAAGACATTCGCCGGAGACTCCGTCATGCTGTCGGGGTCCGCCGCCGAGATCCGGAAGAAGTTCGAGGAGAACCGTCACGTCACCTCCGAAGCCGATCTCCAGCGTCTCCTCGACGAGGCCCGCGATGCCTCCGAATTCATCTCCACCACCATCGTCCAGGCCAAGCTCAACTCCCGCGGGGACTATG AGGTGAAACCAGGGAAAGAGCATGCAGGAGCTACTTTTGAGCATCCGTCGGAAATTCTACGGAGGAATGACTTACCAAAATGA
- the LOC116216007 gene encoding peter Pan-like protein isoform X2 has protein sequence MARFQNKKKKVFVKPIVQKKPGNVDHVTGDKIPKSFVFSRGKLPGPLRQLQMDLRKLMLPFTALNLKEKKRNNLKDFLNVAGPMGVTHFLILSKTDAAPYLKVARTPQGPTLTFKINEYSLASDVAQSQLRPRCPKDLFKNSPLIVLSGFGTGEQHLKLTTIMFQNIFPAIDVNTVKLSSCQRIVLLNYNKETKLVDFRHYSIRLQPIGVSRRIRKFVQNHQVPDLRNLQDVSDFVTKAGYGSESEADEEAATVALASDLGRVNKASSKSAVRLQEIGPRMTLQLMKVEEGLCTGGVIFSEYGYGAEKKPDKQEATREDEENDQDEDEDAREDDDEMEEDTEDEM, from the exons ATGGCTCGTTTTCAGAAT aaaaagaaaaaggtgttCGTGAAGCCGATTGTTCAGAAGAAACCGGGAAATGTTGATCATGTGACAGGGGACAAGATCCCAAAGAGCTTTGTTTTCTCAAGGGGAAAGTTGCCAGGACCCCTCAGGCAACTGCAGATGGATTTGAGGAAGTTGATGCTCCCGTTTACTGCCCTAAATCTCAAG gagaagaaaaggaacaaTCTTAAAGACTTTTTGAACGTGGCTGGTCCAATGGGTGTAACTCATTTTCTCATTCTATCGAAGACAGATGCTGCTCCTTATCTGAAGGTTGCACGGACACCGCAGGGCCCCACGCTAACCTTTAAGATTAACGAGTACTCGCTGGCATCTGATGTGGCTCAATCTCAACTGCGTCCACGATGTCCGAAAGATCTTTTCAAGAATTCTCCTTTG ATTGTGCTTTCTGGTTTTGGGACAGGAGAGCAGCATCTGAAACTCACGACAATCATGTTTCAGAACATTTTCCCTGCCATTGACGTCAATACT GTCAAGCTTTCTTCTTGTCAGAGGATTGTACTGCTTAATTACAACAAAGAAACGAAGCTCGTAGATTTTAGGCACTATTCTATCAGATTGCAGCCGATTGGTGTTTCTCGtagaataagaaaatttgTGCAGAATCATCAGGTCCCTGATCTCAGGAATCTGCAAGATGTGAGCGACTTTGTGACAAA GGCGGGCTATGGGTCAGAGAGTGAAGCTGATGAAGAAGCAGCAACTGTGGCCTTAGCAAGTGACCTTGGTCGAGTCAATAAGGCGTCATCGAAGAGTGCCGTTAGGCTGCAAGAAATTGGACCGAGGATGACTCTTCAACTCATGAAGGTCGAGGAAGGGCTTTGCACTGGTGGAGTCATCTTCAGTGAATACG GATATGGTGCTGAGAAGAAGCCGGACAAACAAGAAGCTACCCGTGAAGATGAGGAAAATGATCAAGACGAGGATGAGGACGCCAGGGAAGATGACGATGAAATGGAAGAGGATACAGAAGATG AGATGTAA
- the LOC116216007 gene encoding peter Pan-like protein isoform X1, whose protein sequence is MARFQNKKKKVFVKPIVQKKPGNVDHVTGDKIPKSFVFSRGKLPGPLRQLQMDLRKLMLPFTALNLKEKKRNNLKDFLNVAGPMGVTHFLILSKTDAAPYLKVARTPQGPTLTFKINEYSLASDVAQSQLRPRCPKDLFKNSPLIVLSGFGTGEQHLKLTTIMFQNIFPAIDVNTVKLSSCQRIVLLNYNKETKLVDFRHYSIRLQPIGVSRRIRKFVQNHQVPDLRNLQDVSDFVTKAGYGSESEADEEAATVALASDLGRVNKASSKSAVRLQEIGPRMTLQLMKVEEGLCTGGVIFSEYGYGAEKKPDKQEATREDEENDQDEDEDAREDDDEMEEDTEDGEED, encoded by the exons ATGGCTCGTTTTCAGAAT aaaaagaaaaaggtgttCGTGAAGCCGATTGTTCAGAAGAAACCGGGAAATGTTGATCATGTGACAGGGGACAAGATCCCAAAGAGCTTTGTTTTCTCAAGGGGAAAGTTGCCAGGACCCCTCAGGCAACTGCAGATGGATTTGAGGAAGTTGATGCTCCCGTTTACTGCCCTAAATCTCAAG gagaagaaaaggaacaaTCTTAAAGACTTTTTGAACGTGGCTGGTCCAATGGGTGTAACTCATTTTCTCATTCTATCGAAGACAGATGCTGCTCCTTATCTGAAGGTTGCACGGACACCGCAGGGCCCCACGCTAACCTTTAAGATTAACGAGTACTCGCTGGCATCTGATGTGGCTCAATCTCAACTGCGTCCACGATGTCCGAAAGATCTTTTCAAGAATTCTCCTTTG ATTGTGCTTTCTGGTTTTGGGACAGGAGAGCAGCATCTGAAACTCACGACAATCATGTTTCAGAACATTTTCCCTGCCATTGACGTCAATACT GTCAAGCTTTCTTCTTGTCAGAGGATTGTACTGCTTAATTACAACAAAGAAACGAAGCTCGTAGATTTTAGGCACTATTCTATCAGATTGCAGCCGATTGGTGTTTCTCGtagaataagaaaatttgTGCAGAATCATCAGGTCCCTGATCTCAGGAATCTGCAAGATGTGAGCGACTTTGTGACAAA GGCGGGCTATGGGTCAGAGAGTGAAGCTGATGAAGAAGCAGCAACTGTGGCCTTAGCAAGTGACCTTGGTCGAGTCAATAAGGCGTCATCGAAGAGTGCCGTTAGGCTGCAAGAAATTGGACCGAGGATGACTCTTCAACTCATGAAGGTCGAGGAAGGGCTTTGCACTGGTGGAGTCATCTTCAGTGAATACG GATATGGTGCTGAGAAGAAGCCGGACAAACAAGAAGCTACCCGTGAAGATGAGGAAAATGATCAAGACGAGGATGAGGACGCCAGGGAAGATGACGATGAAATGGAAGAGGATACAGAAGATGGTGAGGAAGATTAA
- the LOC116216009 gene encoding protein NRT1/ PTR FAMILY 5.2-like, with amino-acid sequence MHTVDEKGDDHTQDGTVDLKGRPVLRSKTGRWKGCSFMFGYEILERIAYHGVASSLFVYFTEELHEDTGTSHTHVNNWTGTVWLMPILGAYIADAHLGRYRTFIISALIYLVGIGLLTLTASLPALKPPSCPTNIKKENCKLKASAFQQAFFFLALYVIALGNGGTKPNISSMGADQFDNFEPKEKAQKISFFNWWMFSVFIGSFIANTVVVYIQKNSSWRMGYGIQTIGLGFAICLFLGGTPFYRHKKPQGSSYGKMFQVVVAAFRKWRVPVPNDPKDLHELSLGEYAKMEKYRINNSPALRFLDKAAVKTGPTSPWILCTVTQVEETKQVLKMVPFLIATIVPSMVFSLVHTLFIKQAGSLDRHLGGNFEIPQASLKSVIQVSMLVSVVLYDRFLVPVLRQRTNNPRGMTMLQRMGIGMFLYIVIMGSAYLSERKRMSVIRANSISAKGQTVPISVAIILPQYVLVGIADTFLEVAKMEFFYDQAPEGMKSLGGSYYCTGMGLGSFASVFITSITSFFTKRNGRQGWIAANINQSHLDYFYAAVTGLTLINFLYFLLIAKSYVYNADPMEHKKDALTLEMEDLPSIGDAMNTKDGKKTKY; translated from the exons atgcATACGGTCGACGAAAAAGGTGATGATCACACGCAGGACGGCACTGTCGATCTCAAAGGGCGGCCTGTCTTGAGATCGAAGACTGGCCGTTGGAAAGGTTGCTCGTTTATGTTTG GATACGAGATCCTTGAAAGGATTGCATATCATGGAGTCGCTTCGAGCTTGTTTGTGTACTTCACAGAGGAGCTACATGAAGACACTGGGACATCTCACACCCATGTTAACAATTGGACCGGAACCGTCTGGCTGATGCCGATACTCGGTGCTTACATTGCTGATGCTCATCTTGGCCGATACCGCACTTTCATCATTTCCGCCCTCATTTATCTTGTG GGGATTGGGCTGCTGACACTAACGGCGTCCCTTCCGGCGCTGAAGCCACCGTCATGCCCGACGAACATCAAAAAGGAGAACTGCAAGTTGAAGGCCTCGGCTTTTCAGCaggccttcttcttcttggcgCTCTATGTGATCGCGTTAGGGAATGGGGGTACGAAACCCAACATCTCAAGTATGGGAGCAGATCAGTTCGACAACTTCGAGCCCAAGGAGAAGGCTCAGAAGATATCATTTTTCAACTGGTGGATGTTCAGTGTCTTTATCGGTTCTTTCATTGCAAACACGGTGGTGGTATACATCCAGAAAAACTCTAGTTGGAGAATGGGCTATGGGATTCAGACTATCGGGCTCGGCTTCGCTATCTGCCTCTTCCTGGGGGGAACCCCATTTTATAGGCACAAGAAACCTCAAGGAAGTTCGTATGGGAAAATGTTTCAGGTTGTTGTGGCCGCTTTTAGGAAGTGGAGGGTCCCTGTCCCGAATGACCCGAAGGATCTTCATGAGCTTAGCTTGGGGGAGTAcgcaaaaatggaaaaatacaGGATCAACAATTCCCCGGCCCTAAG GTTCCTAGACAAAGCAGCCGTGAAAACTGGGCCAACTTCGCCATGGATACTTTGCACAGTCACACAAGTCGAGGAGACGAAGCAGGTCTTAAAGATGGTCCCGTTTCTGATCGCTACAATCGTCCCGAGCATGGTATTCTCCCTAGTGCATACTCTCTTCATCAAGCAAGCAGGCAGCCTGGACAGGCACTTGGGTGGTAATTTTGAGATCCCTCAAGCAAGTCTCAAGTCCGTGATACAGGTCTCTATGCTCGTTAGCGTCGTGCTATACGATCGCTTTCTTGTCCCTGTGTTACGACAACGCACAAATAACCCGAGGGGCATGACCATGCTCCAGAGGATGGGGATCGGAATGTTCCTGTACATTGTAATCATGGGATCTGCCTATCTATCAGAGAGGAAGCGCATGTCCGTCATCAGAGCCAATTCCATCTCAGCCAAGGGCCAAACAGTCCCGATCTCGGTCGCTATCATCCTCCCCCAATATGTCCTTGTGGGGATTGCAGACACATTTCTTGAGGTTGCGAAGATGGAGTTCTTCTACGATCAGGCTCCAGAAGGGATGAAGAGCCTCGGGGGCTCCTACTACTGCACGGGCATGGGATTAGGGAGCTTTGCCAGTGTATTCATCACGAGTATCACATCCTTTTTTACTAAAAGAAATGGTCGACAAGGATGGATCGCAGCCAACATAAACCAGTCACATCTGGACTACTTTTACGCAGCAGTGACGGGCCTGACCTTGATAAACTTCCTGTACTTTCTATTGATTGCGAAATCCTACGTCTATAATGCCGATCCTATGGAGCACAAGAAGGACGCTCTGACTCTGGAAATGGAAGATCTGCCGAGTATAGGCGACGCGATGAACACAAAGGATGGGAAGAAGACGAAGTACTAG